One window from the genome of Candidatus Abyssobacteria bacterium SURF_5 encodes:
- a CDS encoding methionine adenosyltransferase, producing the protein MKRTPRKGRHLFTSESVTEGHPDKICDQISDGILDAMIEQDPFSRVACECLVTTGLVLVAGEITSKAHVDIVEVVRGVIQSIGYVDACYGLDSDSCGVIVSLKKQSPDISMGVTATKSHEQGAGDQGMMFGFACKDTPELMPMPIALSHRITRRLAEVRKAGMLPFLRPDGKSQITIEYDLLKPTRVDTVVVSCQHNEETTPEEIRAKVIEQVVKPSIPPELFEESNIKYYINPTGRFVIGGPHGDCGLTGRKIIVDTYGGYASHGGGAFSGKDPTKVDRSAAYMARYIAKNVVAADLAYMCEVQLAYAIGVAQPVSVLINTFGTGIVDDDLISDAIVKLIDLRPASIIERLDLRKPIYRKTTNYGHFGREDQGFKWEERDLVKDLLREVKA; encoded by the coding sequence GTGAAACGAACACCGCGAAAGGGACGCCATCTGTTCACTTCTGAGTCGGTTACGGAGGGGCATCCCGACAAAATCTGCGACCAGATCTCCGACGGGATCCTGGATGCGATGATTGAACAGGATCCTTTTTCCCGCGTTGCCTGTGAATGCCTGGTGACCACCGGCCTGGTGCTGGTGGCAGGAGAGATCACCAGCAAGGCCCACGTGGATATCGTCGAGGTCGTGCGGGGGGTAATCCAGAGCATCGGGTATGTGGACGCCTGCTATGGGCTGGACTCCGACAGTTGCGGCGTCATCGTTTCACTGAAAAAACAGTCACCGGATATTTCCATGGGCGTGACAGCGACGAAGAGCCACGAACAGGGCGCCGGCGACCAGGGAATGATGTTCGGGTTCGCATGTAAAGATACTCCCGAACTGATGCCGATGCCGATCGCGCTCTCGCACCGGATCACACGCCGCCTCGCCGAGGTCAGGAAGGCGGGTATGCTGCCGTTCCTCCGGCCCGACGGCAAGTCCCAGATCACGATCGAGTACGATTTGCTCAAGCCGACACGGGTGGATACCGTCGTCGTCTCCTGCCAACACAATGAGGAAACGACTCCTGAAGAGATTCGGGCCAAAGTCATCGAGCAAGTGGTGAAGCCCTCCATTCCGCCGGAATTATTCGAAGAATCCAATATCAAGTATTACATCAATCCCACCGGCCGCTTCGTTATCGGCGGTCCCCACGGCGATTGCGGACTGACCGGGCGCAAAATCATCGTCGACACATACGGTGGGTATGCTTCCCACGGCGGCGGCGCCTTCTCCGGCAAAGACCCCACGAAGGTCGATCGCTCGGCGGCATACATGGCGCGCTATATCGCCAAGAACGTCGTCGCTGCCGACCTGGCGTACATGTGCGAAGTTCAACTCGCTTACGCTATCGGAGTGGCTCAGCCGGTATCCGTCCTGATCAATACGTTCGGAACGGGCATCGTGGACGACGATCTGATATCCGATGCCATAGTAAAACTAATCGACTTGCGGCCCGCTTCCATCATCGAGCGGCTTGATCTGCGAAAACCCATTTACCGGAAAACCACGAATTACGGCCATTTCGGGCGCGAGGATCAAGGGTTTAAATGGGAAGAAAGAGACTTGGTCAAAGACCTGCTGAGGGAGGTAAAAGCTTGA
- a CDS encoding adenosylhomocysteinase, translated as MGDVKNPRLASEGIRRIGWADRDMPVLQLVRDRFEKELPLRGYRMSACLHITAETANLARTLKAGGADLVLCASNPLSTQDDVAAALSYEFGIPTFAIKGEDRDTYYAHIKAAVAHRPQITMDDGADLVSMIHADYPKQIPDVIGSMEETTTGVIRLRAMERDKALKFPVIAVNDADTKHFFDNRYGTGQSTIDGIIRATDVLLAGKKFVVAGYGWCGRGLAMRARGMGSIVIVTEVDPLRAIEAAMDGFLVMPMLEAARIGEVFCTVTGDISCLRKEHYLAMKDGAIICNSGHFNVEINIPELEDIAIKVNKGVRAFVDEFVLADGRRIYLLAEGRLINLSAAEGHPASVMDMSFAVQALTSEYVVKNKGKLKPKVYNVPREIDAWVARLKLKAMGIEIDTLTPEQKKYLSSWEMGT; from the coding sequence ATGGGGGACGTGAAAAATCCGCGGTTGGCGTCCGAAGGAATCAGGCGAATCGGTTGGGCCGACCGCGATATGCCGGTGCTGCAACTGGTGAGGGACCGCTTCGAGAAGGAACTGCCCCTTCGGGGGTACCGCATGTCCGCCTGTTTGCATATTACCGCCGAAACCGCTAACCTGGCGCGGACGCTGAAAGCCGGCGGAGCAGATCTGGTATTGTGCGCTTCCAACCCGCTCTCCACGCAGGATGATGTCGCGGCGGCTCTCAGCTACGAGTTCGGAATCCCAACCTTCGCCATCAAAGGCGAAGACCGTGACACCTACTACGCCCATATCAAGGCTGCAGTTGCGCATAGGCCGCAGATCACTATGGATGACGGCGCCGACCTCGTCTCGATGATCCATGCCGATTATCCAAAACAGATACCCGATGTGATCGGCAGCATGGAAGAGACCACCACCGGCGTTATTCGCCTGCGCGCGATGGAGCGCGATAAGGCGCTGAAATTCCCGGTTATCGCCGTCAATGACGCCGATACGAAGCATTTCTTCGACAACCGCTACGGGACCGGCCAGTCAACCATTGACGGGATCATCCGCGCGACCGACGTGCTGCTTGCCGGAAAAAAATTCGTGGTCGCAGGCTACGGCTGGTGCGGCCGCGGCCTCGCGATGCGCGCCCGGGGAATGGGCTCGATCGTGATCGTGACCGAGGTGGACCCGTTGCGCGCGATCGAGGCGGCAATGGACGGCTTCCTGGTCATGCCGATGCTCGAAGCCGCAAGGATCGGCGAGGTTTTCTGCACGGTCACCGGCGATATCTCCTGCCTGCGCAAGGAACATTATCTCGCGATGAAGGACGGCGCGATCATCTGCAATTCCGGACATTTCAACGTCGAAATCAACATTCCGGAACTGGAAGACATCGCCATAAAAGTAAATAAAGGGGTGCGCGCATTCGTAGATGAATTCGTGCTCGCGGACGGCAGGCGCATCTATTTGCTGGCCGAAGGAAGGCTTATTAACCTGTCGGCCGCCGAGGGACATCCGGCATCCGTCATGGACATGAGTTTCGCCGTTCAGGCGCTGACGTCCGAATACGTTGTCAAGAACAAGGGCAAGCTCAAACCGAAAGTGTACAATGTCCCCCGCGAGATCGACGCCTGGGTCGCCCGCCTCAAACTCAAGGCGATGGGGATCGAAATCGACACGCTGACGCCCGAACAGAAGAAATATCTTTCCTCTTGGGAAATGGGCACCTGA